In one Juglans regia cultivar Chandler chromosome 11, Walnut 2.0, whole genome shotgun sequence genomic region, the following are encoded:
- the LOC118343807 gene encoding uncharacterized protein LOC118343807 has protein sequence MKQKNQGISRVKHGNLQALRKEFEVLHMKTVEFVNEYFSRTLTIANKMKANGEDKGNTAIVEKILRSMTSKFDYVVCSIEESKDIDSLTIDELQSSLIVHEQRMSSHVEEEQALKISHGDHSGGRGRGRVNYRGRG, from the coding sequence atgaagcaaaaaaatCAAGGTATATCACGAGTAAAGCATGGAAATCTGCAAGCTCTTCGAAAGGAGTTCGAAGTTCTTCATATGAAGACAGTGGAATTTGTGAATGAGTATTTTTCTCGCACTCTTACCATCGCCAACAAGATGAAAGCAAATGGTGAGGATAAGGGTAATACTGCtattgttgagaaaattttaaGATCCATGACTTCTAAGTTTGATTATGTTGTGTGTTCCATTGAAGAATCTAAAGATATTGATTCTCTAACTATTGATGAACTGCAAAGTAGCCTAATTGTGCATGAACAACGCATGAGCTCCCATGTTGAGGAAGAACAGGCCTTAAAGATTTCTCATGGTGATCACTCAGGAGGAAGAGGTCGTGGTCGTGTCAACTATAGAGGAAGAGGTTGA
- the LOC109012376 gene encoding GPN-loop GTPase QQT1, translating into MVFGQVVIGPPGSGKTTYCNGMSQFLKLIGRKVAVINLDPANDALPYECAVNVEDLIKLSDVMMEHSLGPNGGLVYCMDYLEKNIDWLQSKLEPLLKDHYLLFDFPGQVELFFLHSNAKAVIMKLIKKLNLRLTAVHLVDAHLCSDPGKYVSALLLSLSTMLHLELPHVNVLSKIDLIENYGRLAFNLDFYTDVQDLSYLQHHLDQDPRSAKYRKLTKELCDVIEDYSLVNFTTLDIQDKESVGNLVKLIDKTNGYIFAGIEASAVEFSKIAVGPLDWDYYRVAAVQEKYMKDDENFDQND; encoded by the exons atGGTGTTCGGGCAGGTGGTGATAGGTCCGCCAGGTTCAGGGAAGACCACTTACTGCAATGGCATGTCTCAGTTTCTCAAACTCATCGGAAG GAAGGTTGCTGTTATCAATTTGGATCCTGCTAATGACGCATTGCC TTATGAATGTGCTGTGAACGTTGAGGATCTGATAAAATTAAGCGATGTAATGATGGAGCATTCTCTTGGTCCAAATGGAG GCCTTGTGTATTGTATGGATTATCtggagaaaaatattgattGGTTGCAGTCGAAATTGGAACCTCTCCTGAAAG ATCACTATCTTCTCTTTGATTTCCCCGGGCAGGTGGAACTATTTTTCCTTCACTCCAATGCCAAGGCAGTTATCATGAAACTTATAAAGAAGTTGAACCTGAGG TTAACTGCAGTGCATTTAGTTGATGCCCATCTTTGCAGTGACCCTGGGAAGTATGTCAGTGCATTGCTTCTCTCTTTGTCGACCATGCTACATTTGGAACTGCCGCATGTTAATGTCTTATCCAAGATTGACTTAATTGAGAACTACGGAAGGCTAG CTTTCAACCTCGATTTCTATACAGATGTGCAAGATTTATCTTATTTACAGCACCATCTTGATCAGGATCCTCGGTCTGCCAAGTACAG AAAACTCACTAAGGAGCTATGTGATGTAATAGAAGACTACAGTCTTGTCAATTTTACAACCTTAGATATCCAG GATAAAGAGAGTGTAGGGAATCTAGTGAAGCTTATAGACAAGACCAACGGGTACATTTTTGCTGGCATAGAAGCGAGTGCAGTTGAATTCAGCAAGATTGCAGTTGGTCCTCTTGACTGGGATTATTACAG AGTTGCTGCAGTGCAAGAAAAGTACATGAAAGATGATGAGAATTTCGATCAGAATGATTGA
- the LOC109012379 gene encoding uncharacterized protein LOC109012379: protein MLNLFVCGSGTFHREEDEAEPWSNSPCSSPRKPRRKNHNKDSKNPYSTRGLDKFSELLADLEEKRNKIYSQVGSQDISLVRFMYSNSNDWVPIVVKSKNNMEDKTQIRDIVKDKHDTPAKSSVDSKELKQPILESNERPKKKRFFWNLKLDRWRRPSYYLPAIVILILLLLAVFGRSFAILCTSLGWYLVPALKMSPNTKRSTKKKTYARELSENKMVVSEKAKEYTRSSSGLVDQGKSPQQHGHRKSW from the coding sequence ATGTTGAATCTTTTCGTTTGTGGCAGTGGCACTTTTCAtcgagaagaagatgaagctgAACCATGGAGTAATAGTCCTTGTTCATCACCGAGAAAACCCAGAAGGAAGAACCATAACAAGGACAGCAAGAACCCATATTCCACTCGTGGGCTGGATAAGTTTTCTGAACTTCTAGCTGATCTTGAGGAGAAGAGGAATAAGATTTATTCACAAGTGGGCTCCCAAGACATCTCTCTCGTACGCTTCATGTACTCCAACTCCAATGATTGGGTTCCAATTGTGGTGAAGTCCAAGAACAACATGGAAGACAAAACACAGATCAGGGATATTGTCAAAGATAAGCATGATACACCGGCTAAAAGCTCCGTTGATTCGAAAGAACTGAAGCAGCCAATATTGGAATCAAATGAAAGGCCTAAGAAGAAGAGGTTCTTTTGGAACTTGAAGTTGGATAGATGGAGACGTCCATCTTATTATCTTCCAGCAATTGtaatcttgattttgttgttgttggctGTGTTTGGGCGATCTTTTGCTATACTTTGTACCTCTCTTGGGTGGTACCTAGTCCCTGCCTTGAAGATGAGCCCCAATACGAAAAGgtcaacaaaaaagaaaacttatgCAAGAGAATTGAGCGAGAATAAGATGGTGGTCAGTGAGAAGGCGAAAGAGTATACGAGAAGCAGTTCCGGGCTTGTGGATCAAGGCAAATCACCGCAGCAACACGGCCATCGGAAAAGCTGGTGA
- the LOC109012382 gene encoding A-kinase anchor protein 17A yields MSNRPFDSLPPTESLELENGLTLVPRVKLNFTIYPTNPTVTKPVDEWKLKLALIDFLQTSLSSPITVPEDDLEIRRLGDLKKRKREDPVAQGSICIRDLRFLNRTTNRSNVDEEGKEEEDVKVLEKKYMDWRKYIVEKMDGMELNLEGVKYRLNVAVPASDDFEGMKKAWEEFYAFGNRGHSRSGRQEPDTIVLRGLPSRWFAEPLVSSKPSMLVTHSIFSRLGNIRNLNVAEDNDLGKEAEEIVNIVSGLSCKIVVQFEKFKDFYNALKVLSGRSLQKQGSRLKADYEVNWDKDRMLQNSRSHTQETSRMSKMAAGNYRSEAPRRQQQISRSSPDDARRKRFKD; encoded by the exons ATGAGCAACCGGCCTTTCGATTCTCTTCCCCCGACAGAAAGCCTAGAATTAGAGAACGGGCTTACGCTCGTACCGCGCGTGAAGCTCAACTTCACTATCTATCCCACCAACCCAACCGTGACCAAACCAGTCGATGAGTGGAAGCTAAAGCTTGCTCTCATAGACTTCCTCCAGACGTCTCTCTCCTCCCCCATCACCGTCCCCGAAGATGATCTCGAGATCCGGCGGCTCGGGGACCTCAAGAAACGCAAGCGCGAGGACCCCGTTGCCCAGGGCTCCATTTGCATTCGCGACTTAAGGTTTCTCAATAGGACCACTAACCGGAGCAACGTGgatgaagaaggaaaagaagaagaggatgtGAAGGTCTTGGAGAAGAAGTACATGGATTGGAGAAAGTACATCGTGGAGAAAATGGACGGGATGGAGTTGAATCTTGAAGGTGTTAAGTACAGACTCAACGTCGCCGTTCCGGCGTCTGATGATTTCGAGGGAATGAAGAAAGCTTGGGAGGAGTTTTACGCTTTTGGAAATCGAG GGCATTCTAGGAGCGGGAGGCAAGAGCCTGATACTATTGTATTGAGGGGGCTACCGTCTCGGTGGTTTGCGGAGCCACTGGTTTCATCTAAGCCTTCGATGTTGGTTACACACTCCATTTTTTCTAGACTTGGGAATATAAG GAATCTTAATGTTGCTGAGGACAATGATCTAGGTAAGGAAGCAGAGGAAATTGTAAACATAGTCTCAGGTCTTAGTTGTAAGATTGTAGTCCAGTTCGAGAAATTCAAGGACTTCTATAATGCCCTGAAGGTGTTATCTGGCCGATCATTGCAAAAG CAAGGATCTCGATTGAAGGCTGATTATGAGGTTAATTGGGACAAGGATAGAATGTTGCAGAATTCAAGAAGTCACACGCAGGAAACTAGTAGGATGTCAAAAATGGCCGCAGGAAATTACAGAAGTGAAGCTCCTAGACGTCAACAACAAATTTCTCGCTCGAGTCCTGATGATGCACGGCGAAAAAGGTTCAAG GATTAG
- the LOC109012383 gene encoding uncharacterized protein LOC109012383, with product MGCFACFDGGNKQRRREEERVASEEARAKAAEAAQKRQEQFEKSAAGKAARAQLQGMAKQSANSNKGEPALKWQVG from the exons atggggtgCTTCGCTTGCTTCGACGGAGGCAACAAGCAACGGAgaagggaagaagaaagggTGGCCTCTGAAGAAGCTCGCGCTAAAGCCGCCGAAGCCGCCCAGAAAAG GCAAGAGCAATTTGAAAAGTCTGCTGCAGGAAAAGCTGCACGTGCACAGCTACAGGGAATGGCAAAGCAATCTGCAAACTCTAACAAAGGCGAACCTGCTCTAAAG TGGCAGGTCGGTTGA
- the LOC109012380 gene encoding protein NPGR1, which yields MLCACSGEQFKLDERPQSPESLATRDFSASGLSSRAGDWDSKFEDAQVDEVESTLKEALSLNYEEARALLGRLEYQRGNHDAALQVFQGIEVKTLTPRMVRAIVESTRPRRPRGKGDNATPSVMSMHSVSLLLEAILLKARSLDELGRYIEAAKECKIILDVVESALPTGMSEGTGEDCKLQEMFHKALELLPVLWTRAGFLDEAIIAYRRALVKPWNLEPQRLAGVQKDLAATLLYGGIEASILPQLKVRGPTTPKNNTEEAILLLLILMRKVALREIKWDTEIMDHLTYAFSITGQFELLANHVEQVLPGIYNRTERWYFLALCYSAAGQNETALNLLRKVSSCSEAKPKPHIPSFLLGVKLCSQDPSHAHHGIEFAHKIIDLADQQKDHFMGQAHKFLGVCYGNAARVSVLDSDRILFQKESLNSLNHASFIWKEDPEVMYSLGLENALQRNLDVAFENATMYSDLVAGSSGRGWKLLALVLSAEQRFPDAETIVDFALDETGMMDQLELLRLKAVLQIAQKQPKQAIETYRILLALIQAQREFRTKNCDQAEYLVSNALVERKLEMTAWQDLASIYTELGSWPDAEICVGKAKSIEFHSPGSWHTTGILFEAQSLYKEALVSFSVSLSIEPDHVPSIVSTAEVLMKLGSHSLPIARSFLMNAVRLEPTNHQAWLNLGLLSKMEGSLQQAADYFQAAYELKSSAPIQSFI from the exons ATGTTGTGTGCTTGCTCAGGAGAGCAATTCAAGTTGGACGAGCGGCCGCAGTCGCCGGAGTCGCTAGCGACAAGGGATTTCTCGGCGAGTGGGCTTTCGTCCAGGGCCGGTGACTGGGATTCGAAATTTGAGGATGCCCAGGTGGATGAAGTTGAATCCACTCTAAAAGAAGCTCTCTCCTTAAATTATGAG GAAGCTAGGGCTCTTTTGGGGAGGCTCGAGTACCAGAGAGGGAATCATGATGCTGCTCTTCAGGTATTTCAGGGTATTGAGGTAAAAACTTTAACCCCAAGGATGGTTAGGGCTATTGTTGAGAGCACTAGGCCACGGAGACCACGCGGTAAAGGTGATAATGCTACTCCCAGTGTGATGTCGATGCATTCGGTGAGCTTACTCCTTGAAGCAATCTTGCTTAAAGCCAGATCACTGGATGAACTTGGGCGATATATAG AGGCTGCAAAGGAGTGCAAAATAATTCTGGATGTAGTTGAATCGGCACTACCTACTGGAATGTCTGAGGGCACTGGTGAAGACTGCAAGTTGCAAGAGATGTTTCACAAAGCATTGGAGTTACTCCCCGTCTTGTGGACCAGGGCAGGGTTTCTTGATGAAGCTATCATTGCATATCGTCGGGCTCTAGTCAAGCCATGGAACTTGGAACCCCAGAGGTTGGCTGGTGTACAAAAGGACTTAGCTGCTACTTTACTCTATGGTGGAATTGAAGCAAGCATTCTGCCTCAGTTGAAAGTACGGGGTCCAACCACCCCGAAAAATAATACTGAAGAGGCTATCCTTTTGTTGTTAATTCTCATGAGAAAAGTGGCACTTCGGGAAATAAAATGGGATACAGAAATTATGGACCATCTAACCTATGCATTCTCAATTACTGGCCAGTTTGAATTGTTAGCAAATCATGTGGAGCAGGTCCTTCCAGGTATCTATAACCGAACTGAGAGGTGGTACTTTCTTGCTCTTTGTTATAGTGCTGCAGGACAAAATGAAACAGCTCTGAACCTTTTAAGGAAGGTTTCAAGTTGTTCTGAAGCAAAGCCCAAGCCCCACATTCCTTCTTTTTTGCTGGGAGTAAAATTGTGTTCCCAAGATCCAAGCCATGCTCACCACGGGATTGAATTTGCTCATAAAATTATTGATCTGGCTGATCAGCAGAAGGATCATTTCATGGGTCAAGCCCATAAATTCCTTGGTGTTTGCTATGGCAATGCTGCTAGAGTTTCTGTCTTGGACTCTGATCGAATTCTATTTCAGAAAGAGTCTTTGAACTCTCTAAACCATGCTAGTTTTATTTGGAAGGAGGATCCAGAAGTAATGTATAGCCTTGGGCTAGAAAATGCACTGCAGAGGAATCTGGATGTAGCTTTTGAAAACGCAACGATGTATTCTGATTTGGTGGCAGGCAGCTCAGGAAGAGGTTGGAAGCTTTTAGCTCTTGTGCTTTCTGCAGAGCAACGATTCCCTGATGCTGAAACCATAGTTGATTTTGCTTTGGATGAGACTGGGATGATGGATCAGTTAGAACTTCTTAGATTGAAAGCTGTGCTTCAGATTGCTCAGAAACAGCCCAAGCAAGCAATAGAAACCTACAGAATCTTGCTAGCTCTGATTCAAGCACAAAGGGAGTTTAGAACTAAGAACTGTGATCAAGCAGAGTACCTGGTTTCCAAC GCATTAGTGGAAAGAAAATTGGAGATGACAGCCTGGCAGGACTTGGCTTCCATTTATACTGAGCTTGGTTCATGGCCTGATGCAGAAATTTGTGTGGGCAAAGCCAAGTCAATTGAATTTCATTCTCCTGGGAGCTGGCATACAACAG GCATATTGTTTGAAGCACAATCACTGTACAAGGAAGCATTAGTTTCCTTCTCTGTTTCCTTATCAATAGAACCGGATCATGTTCCAAGCATTGTTTCTACTGCAGAAGTACTGATGAAACTCGGTAGCCACTCACTGCCAATTGCAAGAAGTTTTTTAATGAATGCCGTACGATTGGAGCCCACAAACCATCAAGCATGGTTGAACCTTGGATTGCTTTCGAAAATGGAAGGCTCCTTGCAACAAGCAGCAGACTATTTTCAAGCTGCATATGAGCTTAAGTCGTCAGCTCCTATCCAAAGCTTCATTTGA